From one Sardina pilchardus chromosome 6, fSarPil1.1, whole genome shotgun sequence genomic stretch:
- the LOC134082818 gene encoding B-lymphocyte antigen CD20-like: MSMTMTRTEEVTVVTMTSNNPKSTWPLLCQILGTLCYSPACSVSHKLRGLLGATQSALGTAQIMIGLLNIAIGSIMHAQFWYYSPLTDTGAPFWLGAMFILFGVMCILAEKCPSACLVVITGLMNFVSAVFAFTAIVLYAINIARERLEIAEYYGDCARYDYYNIRSSPKTPSEYYDICKTYRAKSRVILQAMSIIMIIFAALQLCIAISAGVMAFKAVCKRETSVQDPELNSPLVNEVLSYPTV, encoded by the exons ATGTCAATGACAATGACCAGGACGGAAGAGGTGACCGTTGTTACGATGACCAGCAACAACCCCAAAAGTACATGGCCTTTGCTGTGTCAGATACTGGGGACACTCTGCTACAGTCCAGCATGCTCTGTATCTCACAAGCTCAGAGGGCTTCTTGGAGCAACGCAATCTGCCCTAGGG ACTGCTCAGATCATGATTGGATTGCTAAACATCGCCATTGGATCAATAATGCATGCACAATTTTGGTACTATAGTCCTCTCACCGACACCGGGGCCCCCTTTTGGCTTGGTGCTATG TTTATTCTATTTGGTGTGATGTGCATTCTTGCAGAGAAGTGTCCAAGTGCTTGTCTG GTTGTCATAACTGGGTTGATGAACTTTGTAAGTGCTGTCTTTGCCTTTACTGCCATTGTTCTGTATGCAATTAATATTGCCAGAGAGAGGTTGGAGATTGCAGAGTATTACGGAGATTGTGCACGCTACGATTACTATAACATACGCAGCTCACCAAAAACCCCATCAGAATATTATGATATCTGCAAAACATATCGAGCCAAATCACGG GTCATATTGCAAGCAATGTCCATCATAATGATCATCTTTGCAGCTCTACAACTCTGCATTGCCATCAGTGCTGGTGTCATGGCATTTAAGGCTGTTTGCAAGAGGGAAACATCTGTGCAG GACCCTGAGCTCAACTCACCTCTTGTCAATGAAGTCTTGTCTTACCCCACAGTTTAG